CGCACCGACCAGGCTGTTGTGGTCGAGCGTGCACGCCAGGATCGGCACGCTGCCGCTCTGCCCCCACAGACTGCGGTCGGCGACGACGGCACGCAGCCGCTCCGGGTCGGCTTCGAGCAGGGTGCGGTGCAGTCCGCCGAGGATGATCCGGTCCGGGTTGAGGATGTTCACCAGGCCCGCGAGGCCGAGGCCGAGCCGGTCGATCAGCTCCTCGGTCGCCGTACGGACGGAGAGGTCGTCGTACTGGTTGCGGATCAGGTCGTTGGACTGCTGCACCAGCGACACCTCGGGGCCGGGTTCGCGTCCCGCCACGGTGAGGAAGGCCAGCGGGTCGGCCTCGACGTCGAGACAGCCGCGGCTGCCGCAGTGGCAGGGGCGGCCCTCCGGGTTGACGGTGAGGTGGCCGACCTCCAGGGCCAGGCCAGAACTGCCGGTGTGCAGACGGCCGTCGAGGACGAGTGCGCCTCCGACGCCCCGGTGCCCGGTGGCCACGCACAGCAGATCCCGGGCGCCGCGTCCCGCGCCGTGCCGGTGTTCGGCGAGCGCGGCGAGGTTGACGTCGTTGCCCGCGAACGCCGGTCCTGTGATCTGGGCGGCGCGTACGCACTCCGCGAAGATCCGGCGGACGGGCGCGCCCACGGGCCAGGCCAGGTGCAGCGGGTTCAGGGCCAGACCGTCCGGTTCGGCGACCGCGGACGGCACGGCGAGCCCGGCGCCCACGCAGCGTCGCCCGGTCGTGCGCAGCAGGTCGGCGCCCGCCTCCACCACGGATACGAGGACCTTCGCGGGGTCGGCGTCGACGGTCTCGCAGCCCGGCGCGGTGGCGACGATCCGGCCGCCGAGCCCGACCAGTGCCGCCCGGAACCCGTCGGCGTGCACCTGTGCGGCGAGGACGACCGGCCCGTCCTCGGCGACGGACAGCCGGTGCGAAGGCCGCCCCTGCGAACCGGCCGCGGCGCCGGGCCGGGCGTCGACCCGGATCAGCCCCAG
This genomic window from Streptomyces sp. DG2A-72 contains:
- a CDS encoding ROK family protein, encoding MSGKADPRPAGEGTTSRTRLDRGRGALGPALELVHTGRAPTRAVLTAELGVTRATAGAVAAELEALGLIRVDARPGAAAGSQGRPSHRLSVAEDGPVVLAAQVHADGFRAALVGLGGRIVATAPGCETVDADPAKVLVSVVEAGADLLRTTGRRCVGAGLAVPSAVAEPDGLALNPLHLAWPVGAPVRRIFAECVRAAQITGPAFAGNDVNLAALAEHRHGAGRGARDLLCVATGHRGVGGALVLDGRLHTGSSGLALEVGHLTVNPEGRPCHCGSRGCLDVEADPLAFLTVAGREPGPEVSLVQQSNDLIRNQYDDLSVRTATEELIDRLGLGLAGLVNILNPDRIILGGLHRTLLEADPERLRAVVADRSLWGQSGSVPILACTLDHNSLVGAAELAWQPVLDDPLGALSGSG